tatttttaaagaatttcAGATAATTTAGTCATTCTACCAAATATGAATTatgttttagaaaaataaaagattaatttataatcttaaaaaaaattaaaaactaatttattttgtatttctaaGACCAAATTGTCTAATATTCTAACAAGTCAACACATATACATAGTGACTAATATTTTATGTGTAtgtagtatttttgaaaaatattacaaaCTAATTTGGTGTATTACTTATGAAAATATATACTTGAAAAATTAATCAAAGCTTTAATGACTAAGATTACTATtggtaattttaaaaagttttttcgattatgctatgtgtacactaaaatcaaccattagtataaaatatatgttgaaatacaaatacacattgaaaataaattaaactatacgtatatttatacacaaatatatttatGCTTGATTTTAGTGAATGATTGAATAGCATTTttgattttttactttaaatacataacaaatatattaacagcttaaattttatatactttttatagAAGCTTTAGTAATCTTAACATATATATCCTTAGTTAATTCCTAATAAGTAATTAGAATACAAAAGTTACCGTAATGTAGTTTGGCAGTTACCTTATTAAATATCTTAATCAAGTGGTGGAAATTTGATCCTAAGTTTATAAATGGAGAGCATTTAGATTCAAATTTCAGACAATGAAGAGAAAAGATTTGTCATTGCTATGGATTATGAATACTTTGAAGggaaaaatcaagaaagaaaaagagaaactaACAAGAATATTGTGACACAATAATAAAGATGCATTATGACCTCAAAGAAAATCTAAATtatagatataaaatatattttgaagaAAATAAGTTTGGCTAATCCCTTGTACATGTTGTATTTTTATGTGGATGAATCTGTTCCATTATACTGTAGCATGCATCCTTCCTTATCTAGCTAAGCCTTGGTATCAAAACTGTTCGGCCATCCTTTTCCGTAAGCTAAGCTAAGTAAAAGTTTGACCCCTCTCTCTTGTGTCTCTGCCCCGTTCTCAcgctaaattaaatttaatacagATTCTACACACTTATTAGCCCCAACCAACTCTCTCTCTATTTTGTGTGAAATAGACAACGCAACCCTTCCCAATTCTCCATCAGATCTCTCTTTTCACTTCATATAATACAACACAACACACACCCATACACACGCTAATGCTACTGCTACTACCACTACCCAATTTAatcacaaccaccaccaccaacataaaccacaACCGCAACCACTTCATAACTTGCAAAACGGCGTCGTAACACAACAAGCATCGCAAAAGACAgacacagaaaataaaaaaaaaatgaggtGTAAGAAACACTTACCTGACCTTAGCAGTACCATCGGCGTCTGTGCCACATGTCTCCGTGAACGCCTCATAGCTATACTCGCTGCGCAGGCCCAGGCCCAGGCCCAAGCCCACACTCAGGTTCAACTCACTCGAAACGCCTCCCGCGCCTCCGACGAACGTTCCAGAAACAACGACCCTAACCCGCCGCCTTTAGTCTTCCCTCGCTCCGTATCTCCCTACGTTTCTCGTCGGAAATCCGATTACGCCGCCGCGTGGAACTCTTCCGATGACGCCCGCGACCGGCTCTTTTACAGCACGCCTCAGCTTGGCCCAACCTACGCCGGGAATTCCGAGTTCGAAGGCGGAGCGAGGCCGTCCAAGAAGCGATTGAGCAAGTTCTGGAAATTCTCGAATCTTTTCAGGACCAGATCGGAGAAGTATCGTACGGATCCGTCGTTCGAGAAACCGTCGCCGTCGGCGTCTCCTTCGTGGTTCTCTACGTTCTTTCCTTCTCGCCGGAAAAATCAGGATCGGACTGGAACAGCAGAGAATTCAGCTCACGCAGCGGGAACACGGCGGCGGTACCACCATCGAGTGACGGATCGTGGAATGTCGCCGGTAAGAAAGGACGATTTCGGTGACGAATGCGATCGGTCTCCGTCGGGAAGCGGATACGCTTCAGAGTCGTCTCCTCAGTGGCGAAGGACGCCGTTGTCGACGGCGACACCTGCGCGACGCTCGCGGCTAGGGCATGCGAAGAGTATTTCAGGTTCAGGCATGGCTATTTGCTTGAGTCCGTTGGTTCGTGCGAGTCCGAACAGGAGGTGGAACCACAAAGGATTGCCTCCGGAGATGGCGGCGGCTGTCGAGGTTAGGGCGGCGGCGGCGAAGCCGCACCTCTCCGCCGCAGCGTCGTTTTGCGCTAACCGGTCCAGGAAGCTTGCGGATTTTGGAAGAGTTAACCACAACCGTTGATTCTGTTGACATTTCATCTGGTACGGTcatctcttttttctttaaaagaaaaattcTTTTCGTTTGTGcaaattctaattttcttttcaaaaaaaaaaaaaaaagaaaatagaagaaaattgaaacacatttttttttgttataaatgttCTTTGTACACAATTGTTCACTGCGATGAACAGAAAGTAATTTTCTCTTGTCCTTTTATATAGGTAAAAAAATGAGTGATGTAATTTTGAAATTGCATATAGTGTCCTCTGTATATTACAGTGTTATTACTTTGTTAACTCAGTTTGTTCTTGCTTAATTGCTTACATTGTTAGATTAATGTATGCTTAATATGACTACGAGTCTAGTGATAATTAATTCATAATTCTTACTATTTGATTCTTTTTGGCACAAACAATGCTTGTTGGATTACGAATAAATAACATTTTCAAGGTGTATTTATTCACCTTCTTGGTTGGTAGCATTTAACTGGAGATTTCAATCCATGTATTGAAGGAGTTTGAAAATCGTTTACTGAATTTGAACTGAAATCACGAGGTTCAATTGAagataattattattgttttttattatttaaacaagTTTAATTTAAGTATAAATATCCAGATTAGTTTATTTTTAGTGATAATTTGAAATAGAATAATGATTAAGAGTTTGAAGTCATTATCCGAATTATTCTCTTAAAGCTTAAATGGATAAAAATTcaaatgtatatttaatttttgaaaatatcaaaacaataataaaaatgtattttttattagaataaaaataattaaaagaataatttaagaCTTCTAATCATTTTTATTCAATATAATACTTGATAATATAGTAGAATGTttgaaaatttcaatttatttgaaACGTGacaaataaattacaaattataatGTTATCTAGTTAAGAAGTAGTCAAACAAGTTTATTTATGTAACCTACTAGTATTAAACTATTAGGAAGGGTTTTGAGccgtttcttcttgtttttcgaTTCTGGTATTGTATGAAatcatatatttaatttttttgctttttaacgCACTGGAATTTATTTAAGAGTTTAGTTTTTAGCTAATATGTGTCTTAACATGTGCCTAAAGACATATGATAAGTTTACTagtaatagaaaattttaaatatttttatttaataaagacaaaacaaatatataaaaaatttgaattttttatatttttaatgaaaacaagaaaaaaaattatagtcaTGTTGAAAAAAGTATCAAGTGTCAATACTTTTAGTAAAACAAAATGGAGAGTTGACTAGTCTTAACTGAAGTGTAAAACAAATACAAAGAAATAGAGATTTTACTTAATTCAAGTATTTTTAGTATTAGTATGTGTTTGGGACATCTGAGAACtggaattaatttaatttatagagCAATTATCTTGtttggattttttaaaaaatgataactgaattaattttgaaatttaatggaTTTATTTTATATCCCTTTGTAtttaacctttcattttttttaaagatttacaTTGATTTTGGAGTTAAACCATTAGAAAAAACTACTTTATCCTCTAAATATCAGTGTAAAGAAGGGGACGAAatgtaaaataattaatcaattttaaaatcaattcaATTTAGTTACATTCAATACAAATCAAATCattttaggaatatttttattcCAAGAGAAATTGATTGGTAATGGCAACTGTTTTAGATTGGTAATAAAAGTGCACTCTTCCCTCTTCATAATATGTGCTAAACTGGATTAAGTTTGAAGAAGAGCATGTGCttatcaaatcaaaataaaaaaccaaaaagtAATAGAGTGCTTATGAGACAATGAATGAATCATGAATGGAAGtacattttttgtttataaacTAAGAATCAAGTACAAAATGTTAAACTTAAGGCTATTAATTAATTCATTTACCttaattataatttgaaaataaatgttTGTAGCTTAACAATTAGCT
The sequence above is drawn from the Arachis hypogaea cultivar Tifrunner chromosome 4, arahy.Tifrunner.gnm2.J5K5, whole genome shotgun sequence genome and encodes:
- the LOC112797611 gene encoding uncharacterized protein, producing the protein MRCKKHLPDLSSTIGVCATCLRERLIAILAAQAQAQAQAHTQVQLTRNASRASDERSRNNDPNPPPLVFPRSVSPYVSRRKSDYAAAWNSSDDARDRLFYSTPQLGPTYAGNSEFEGGARPSKKRLSKFWKFSNLFRTRSEKYRTDPSFEKPSPSASPSWFSTFFPSRRKNQDRTGTAENSAHAAGTRRRYHHRVTDRGMSPVRKDDFGDECDRSPSGSGYASESSPQWRRTPLSTATPARRSRLGHAKSISGSGMAICLSPLVRASPNRRWNHKGLPPEMAAAVEVRAAAAKPHLSAAASFCANRSRKLADFGRVNHNR